Sequence from the Hemibagrus wyckioides isolate EC202008001 linkage group LG28, SWU_Hwy_1.0, whole genome shotgun sequence genome:
ttctctctctctctgtctctctctgtctctctctctcactctctctctccataaaTCTTTCCATCACTCGTCCAATCTGTCCTGTTAATACATGCAGTTTAGAAGAGGACAGAAATCAAACAGAACAGTGCTTCCTGATCATGACTCATCAGATAGAAGCACGCTCTTTGTTGTTTACACTCAGAGGAACAGACTATTTGTGCAGGCGTGTGTGTTTCCCTTGGGGTAGGCCTGCACTttcatttgggtgtgtgtgcgcgcatgtgtgtgtgtgtgtgtgtgtgcgcatgtgtctgtctgtgtgttgggTTGGGGAAAAGGAGCGGAGTTTGTGCTTGTGTTAGTCTCTATGGGTTCCAACATGTACGTGTATGAGGGCAGAGGTTTAGGTGtgtaggaaagagaaagagaaagagaaaaagtgtgtgtgtgtgtgtgtgtgtgtgtgtgcatgcccaCTCTTGTACGTGAAGTAAGTGaagagaaaggtgtgtgtgtgtgtgtgttatattaacTGGTTATATTATTATGTGTGGGAAGCTGTCAGTTAAGTTAATATTTGATTTTTGAATATTCTTCAAgctcctgctttctctctctctgtctctctctctctctctctctctctctctctctctctctctctctctgtctctctctctctctctgtctctctctctctctctctctctctgtctctctctctctctctcggtcggtctcacacacacacacatttgaattGCCCTGTATATTAAACTTatacatcatttttaaataaagagtcTGTCTTCTACACCAGCCCACAACGTACATCCTTTTTCCTCCTTCTGTCCGTTTTATGCTTTTCTCTCCTATACTCCTTGCTTGTATAATGTTCTTACTTTCACCTCTATACATCTTTTTCACAGTCTCTTTTAGTTCAACTTTATTGTTTAAATCGAAATGTCAGAAGAGtacaatatacagtacagaATATTTCTCATGACATACAGTGAGTTAGAAAAAACGTTTACATGTCCACATTCTGTACAGAATAAagtcttcattttgtttgtattaCAATGTTGAACGCTCATCATTACATAGAATTAAGCAATAATTTTGGTTTTCTGTGATATGTTCTTTATGTTTAGCGTTATTTTAAATCCAAACCCTTCAAACATTTCCTAATTCTCCCTTCAGTAATAACAACCTACAAGTACACTTGAAATGAAGCAGGAGTACTCTCTGGATGTTTAATCACCagacatctcacacacacttattcatacCTAGGGGCAATTCAGAGTACCCAGATACCTACCAACATATTTTTTAGGGGGATGGTAGGAAAGCATTTCCTCTTAAAGGACAAAGGTTTTCGGGCCACAAACTAAAATGATaactgaaatgtaaaagaaagttCCACTCTAATGcaaacttctctctctctctcagtctgaaGGCGGTTCTCTCCGTGTCTCCGGATGGCACCGTGGATTTATCCGGACTCCCTCTTTCGCGCCGTGACGCAGAACGCCTGGTACTCCACCTTCAGCGTAACTCTGCCCGTGTTCGTTGCGTCGAGCTGGGTTTCACCGAGCTCACAGACGATACGCTGCTGACGCTGCTGCCCACCTTATCCTCTCTGCCTGCTCTGGAGAGTCTAGCCCTCAACGGCAACCGGCTGACCCGAGGAGTCCTGCGCCAGCTCACCGACGCTCTCAAGGAAACGCGAAGCTTCCCTGCTCTGGCGTGGGTCGACCTCGGTAACAACGTGGACATCTTTTCTTTGCCACAGGCTTTTCTACTGAGCCTGCGGAAGCGTTGTCCGAAACAGGGTAACTTACCCACCATACAAGAGCACCCAGAACAGGGGGGCGGGGCAGGGGGCGGGGCAAATGGGACTGCAGGATTGGAGGAGGTAGGAGAAGATCCAGACTGATTTTCCTGGTGTTAGGGGATGACGGTGGTGGGTGGGAGTGGAACCATCAAGCTATGAGGATTTCATCCCACTGCAGGTGTTTATGGGCGGAGTCATATTATTAATGGACTTTCTTTTAGGACAAGTCTCGTTTGGGCACAGATGGAGGAATTTACACATGACTTGTATCCTTACTTGTAGCCTTCATCAAATTTCCCACGTCAGTGCACTCCCTGGGCTCACACGACCCTGGACCGCATTCGTGGTTGTCCTGCAGTGGACAATAGGACAGGTCTGGGATTTTTGTAAGATATGTATTGAGCTCAGTATCTTCTAGATGTGCCTGTTGATTGAAGACTATAATGGATTGCCTACTGGGGCACACTGTGAGAGGCTGATTTTCGTAATCAGATTTGGCATTCTTCTGAATCGGGCCAGCTGCGTTGGACATGCAGTGTACTTGGGGTAGCAATTAGATCTGGCAAAACTCATCATTTTTTTGGATGCATTTTTTCCTGATCCTTTCCTGAGTGATTCTTCAATAATGTACAAACTTTCATCATAAACTCTTTCACATGtatatattctttatataaCGTCCAAATGGTTCATTTTACACCTCTTGGGCATAAACACGTGCCATCTTTGTATTCTTCCACACTGGATTTATTCAGTTATACCAAATCCCAAACGGCTTCTAGTTCACCATAcactcaccagccactttaaAAAGGAAAACCGGATCATTtgtgcaattatccaatcactCAGACAGTTGTGTAGCAGCAGCACAgaacataaaatcatgcagatacaggtcaagagcttcagttaatgatCACATCAATCATCAGAGTGAGGAAAAATGTGATGTCAGTGACGTGCCATGGTTCTGGTtgccagatgagctggtttgagtTTTTCAGGAACAGATGATCTCCTGGGAGTTTGACAGACAGAAGCTTTGAGCTTACAGGAAggcaaataatcactctttacaaccatggtgagcagaaaagcgtcTCATAAAATCGTCCATAAAAGCATTAGAGGAATTCCATTTTGGAATCACTGGTAGTAAAATGCTATTGCAAGCTacatgaggaagaaaagatCATAACCTGGGATGTGCTGCATTGTTCTTTAATCTCATGCATCAAGTTAATACACCTTCACAGAGAATTTAACGCTGGAGCATAATGTGTAGTCTTTTCAAGCTAAACCACATCACAACTGGCTAATTCCCAGTGAGGGTACTGGGATtacacagtggcttagtggttaccATCTTTGCTTCGCCCATCCAGGGTTGGAGTTTTGATTCCTTCAGAGGTTGCATGTTTTTCCTaagtttcctccaggtactctggtttcatTCCGCATTGTAGGCAGACTGGTATGTCTAAATTgtctggaatgtgtgtgtgagagtgtgtgtgtgtgtgtgtgtgtgagagagagagagagagagagagagagagagtgtgccaTGTAATGGGTTGGTACCCTGTCCAGGGTCTCCCCCATCTTGTCACTTGAGTTACCTGGGATAGATTCCAGGCTTCCTGTAACCCTgagtaggataagtgctacagtagatagatggatggatggatggatggatggatgaatggttggatggatggatgaatgaatgaatggattgatggatggaggatggatggatggatggatggatggatggatggatagatagatagatagatagatagatagatagatagatagatagatagatagataaataaataaataaataaataaataaatggatggatggatggatggatggatggaggattAATGCGCTGCCAATCATTCACTAACCAGCCAAATGTTCTGCAAGAAAAAAGATAACATTAATTCAGGCTTCAGTCTGTATTCctattatagtattatattcACTCACTTTGACCTCTGTTGGGTTTGTttactttcactctctctctctgtctctctctctctctctctctctctcttaattaaGCAATAATTTTGGTTTCTGTGATatgttctttttaaaaaatcagcgTTATTTTAAAACCAAACCCTTCAAATATTTCCTAATTCTCCTTTCAGTAATAACAACCTACAAGTACACTTGGAATGAAGCAGGAGTACTCTCTGGATGTTTAATCagacatctcacacacacttattcatacctaggggcaatttagagtacCCAGATACCTACCAACATATTTTTGGTGGGAAATGGTaggaaaatttttatttttcctcttaaAAGTAAACTAGAAAAGTGTCAACTAAAATGATGACTGCAATGTAAAGGAAGCAGATTGTTCATAACGTTCTGCTCTAATGCAAacttgcttctctctctctctctctctctctctctctcacctgattAGCCATTTCTCCTCAACATTATACCACATATCTGGGTTGTGATCGAATCGGAGCTGACGTATTATGACATACGAGTACTTTTTCGCCAATATCCACCCCGACACACTCTTGACCCAGCACTGACTGTGAATTACTAGTGCAGGACTGTCAGGGTGACTCACAGCAGCTCGGAAGCATCATATTATACAGTAGCTACTGACAGAATAATGATGGTTTTTAGCTTTCATTAGGAAATGCTGaagctgtaataataaaaaaaaaagaaagtcatgAATGACATTTTTCAGACCCTTTTTCCAACATTAAGTGACAGAATGGATGAGAACgattaaagaaatatattttgatAGACTTACATTTAAGCTacattttacttaaaaaaaggggggggggtattttTAAGTGGGGATTTCACCTACTTATATGTGAATATTATGAAACTTTGAATAGTTTTTCAGCCATGGAAAAGAATGTATTACGCAGATTTATCTCACAGTTACGAATGAACAAAACCAAGCATATGCAGCAACGAAGGAAATAACAAACCCAGAGTATTTGTTTCTAAAGAACTGGCCATCTTTGGAGTatgtttcagatttttaaaaaacattgtggtgttggtgtggtttGGTTAGGGGTGTGAGGGAGAGATTAGTGAGCGTGAAGCATCACGTCGCACTCGAACTCAAAACTGTGATATTATCTCACCATTACAGGCTTGCACAAGATTAAATAAAGTTGCAGTTGTGTTATATCAGCTCGCAGTGGCAAGTCATAAGTGCATGATAAATCTATGGAATATTTTCCATATGTGAAAATATATGAGGTGCAGAAGTTCACTGCAtagagcctcctggtggtccagcagaaggatcccgtgctctcattgccgtggcctgggttcgattcctgggcagggagctaccctagccactgaagagttaactttcagtgccggtcccaagcctagataaaatgggagggcaTAAAACCTGTGGCAAATCGAAacatgatccgctgtggtgaccccaaacaggaagcagctgaaagaacaacaacaacaacataaaatgCACAGCACTTTTGTTAAGAGGTGTGTCTCATAACCGGGAGACTCACATGAGATTAAAGTgaggtttttactttcatgatTCTCAGATATGAAGCTCGGACAAATCAAAGACCAATGCTGCGTTATTCATTTCCACATCCTCAGTAACTGCCTGTTCAGGGTTGCTGTTTTAATTCCAGCTATACAGCTATAGGAACAAAGATTATAATGACTCAAGCAGGGTTAGGGGGTGAAACCCAACACATCCTGCCCACATCACTAGCTGAAACTGATGATGAACTGGTGTGGTTGAGGAACTGTTAAAGCCAGAACTCACACCCCATGCTGACACTGCTCACACTTCTACCTCTCCTCCTTTTCCCCCCCCAGTGTTTATGATACCGTATAGATATACAGGGATATATTGCAGCATTCCAGTGTGTCACCAAAGAACAAGGATCATGatcaaaaaaatattacatacagAAAATATTACAACACTTTCGTTGATTTCATTGATTTGTGAACACTAAGCTTCATTTAAAgatgtttatacatatttacatatattttaaagATGCTAGTTGTGCAGTCCCAATTCTGGTTATTGGGTCTTCTACTATCCTGTTGagctcctggctggctcgccaCTATAATATCTGATTACTAGAATGAATTGAAGACTTGTTTTCGGACTCTTATACGTAACGGACACACCGAACACAACCAGTAGCCGGCAGGACTGGTTTTCGTTTTCGTATCCAGTGCGATCGATTCCCACAGTATTAACACAAACCAGTTACGATGTGAAATCTCAGTATAATTATAGTATTAAACTTAGGTGATTAGGTAACTCATGCATGATAGCAATGTGCAGTGGTTATTATGTGTCTGTTGGAAAACACCAGGTTTGAATCTCATCTCAGGTGTTGAAGCTCTGgggtttcattttattcatggctttgaaaacacacacaaataacatgTCGGCTGTACGTGCTAATTGTGTTAACGTTACTCAATTCAAATCACGTCGAACCGTGATTTCATTGATTTATGAACTCTAGGCTTTATTTAAAGATGGTTATAcatctttaaatatatttaaaagatGCTAGTTGTGCAGTCCCAATTCTGGTTATTGGGTCTTTTACTAGCCTGCCAagctcctggctggctcgccaCTAAAATATCTGATTACTAGAATGAATTGAAGACTTGATTTCGGACTGTTATACGCAACGGACACACCGAACACAACACGTCGCGGGCAGGACTGGTTTTCATTTCGTGTCCAGTGCCATCGATTCCCACAGTATTAACACAAACCAGTTACGATGTGAAATCTCACCAGGACGTTGGGACTACAGGATAATTATAGTATTTAACTTAGGTAATTAGGTAACTCACGTGTTAATTGTGTTAACGTTAGCGACGTTTGAATTACATAAATTCGACCAgcctttttatgtttttttttatgttatgtttCTTGAACTTGACCACCACAAAGGCTCCGGGTTTGAAGTGTCACGCTTGTTTAACTGTTCTATAGCTCAGacttgaccacacacacacacacacacacacacattactcagcTTTAATGGGTATTGGCTTCTACTCCTACATTGTTGTCCCGAAGACTTCGACTGCAGGGTCTGAAGTAATCTCCTGAGAGTTTCCACCATTACCCAGCACAAagtcattataaatgatgtcatCAATTATTCATTCACTTTCTGCAGCAGCTGCTAATTGGGTTGTTACTtctagcagagtgtgtgtgggatgaaGACTCGTCTTCTGACTCTCGCATGCGAAAGAAACGCGACACGTAGCAGGCAGGACCGCTTGTGGTATCGTCTGTGAgaatgatgtacagtacaggAGGAGAGGAGTTCGTTCCATCCAGCCAATCAAGTATTCGGCAAATCCGTTCCTCTTTCTTCGTCGTTCTTATCTTtgtgatttgtgtttgtttgattcAGAGTGAAAACGGATAAGCTGCAAGACAAAGCTGTGGAATGTTTGGAATGTTCTGGATGAAAGACTCTTTAAAGATTAAATTTGATTTATAATAAACATCCGTACAGCCTAATTATTTGGTATTATCAAAAAATCCCTCTTTTCTCTTTatcgctcgctcactctctctctctcctccatcattctctttctccccctcagtctctctcattccctttctccctctctctctctcgctctctcctccccctctcactttcctctctctctccctttctccaccttctctccctctcgtcctctctttctttctcatctctctcttcttctttcttttccccccTCATCTCAACCTTCTGATTCATtccattttctctctttgttttctgactttctatttttttctctctctctgctttcctCATCCTCTGTCTTTCCTTTATTGCTCTTACtatcctctctctgtctctctctctctcatgctctttcctcttcctccatccCTTCCACCCCTCtaattctctctccctctctctttcacccacttgtcatctctctctctctctctctctctctctcttctgcctctatccctccctcccttccttctaaactttctctccttctctctttcacttgcCGCTTACCCActtgccatctctctctctctctctctctctctctctctctccccttctcttctttctctaactttctctctccctgtctttcccCGACTTGCCATCTCTTTCTCAtgctctctcctcttcctccatccctccctcccctctaACTCTcacgctccctctctctttcaccaaCTTGccatctctctccccctctctcgcCCCTGCTTTCTTTCTCCCACTTGCCATCTCACTCtcatgctctctttctctctctctctctctctctctctctctctccttctcttctttctctatccctccctcccctctaactctctctctccctgtctttcccAGActtgccatctctctctcatgctctttcttttccctccttctctccctcccctctaactctcactctccctctctcttccacCAACTTGccatctctctccccctctctcgcCCCTGCTTTCTTTCTCCCACTTGCCATCtcactctcatgctctctcctcttcctccatccCTACCTCCCTTCttaactctctctttcacttgccatctctctctctctctcactcacacacacactaaccagcgtgtctttttttctctctcttcctcttgatgttaaaaaaaaagtagcttGTCATCTTCCTAAGAAACCACAAAGGTCTTCTGTCCAGCGGATTTTTCTCATGTCTGAAAAGTTGAAGGCTTAAAGGGAACAGCTTTACTTCTGCCTGCTACACTGACTCCTtccaataat
This genomic interval carries:
- the LOC131348119 gene encoding leucine-rich repeat-containing protein 75A-like codes for the protein MGARQSKGPEAASGPFLGVWRRAQGSVLLRSSSNERPENPGVPAPYRRRIGMIQDVMLKAKEGRQDEASELLKSLRQDLGMESTSLDDVLYRYASFRNMVDPITHDLIISLARYVQCPKTEGESLSAMEKVCRQLTYHLSPHPRWRRQGLLKGKPQASLKAVLSVSPDGTVDLSGLPLSRRDAERLVLHLQRNSARVRCVELGFTELTDDTLLTLLPTLSSLPALESLALNGNRLTRGVLRQLTDALKETRSFPALAWVDLGNNVDIFSLPQAFLLSLRKRCPKQGNLPTIQEHPEQGGGAGGGANGTAGLEEVGEDPD